Below is a window of Camelina sativa cultivar DH55 chromosome 11, Cs, whole genome shotgun sequence DNA.
NNNNNNNNNNNNNNNNNNNNNNNNNNNNNNNNNNNNNNNNNNNNNNNNNNNNNNNNNNNNNNNNNNNNNNNNNNNNNNNNNNNNNNNNNNNNNNNNNNNNNNNNNNNNNNNNNNNNNNNNNNNNNNNNNNNNNNNNNNNNNNNNNNNNNNNNNNNNNNNNNNNNNNNNNNNNNNNNNNNNNNNNNNNNNNNNNNNNNNNNNNNNNNNNNNNNNNNNNNNNNNNNNNNNNNNNNNNNNNNNNNNNNNNNNNNNNNNNNNNNNNNNNNNNNNNNNNNNNNNNNNNNNNNNNNNNNNNNNNNNNNNNNNNNNNNNNNNNNNNNNNNNNNNNNNNNNNNNNNNNNNNNNNNNNNNNNNNNNNNNNNNNNNNNNNNNNNNNNNNNNNNNNNNNNNNNNNNNNNNNNNNNNNNNNNNNNNNNNNNNNNNNNNNNNNNNNNNNNNNNNNNNNNNNNNNNNNNNNNNNNNNNNNNNNNNNNNNNNNNNNNNNNNNNNNNNNNNNNNNNNNNNNNNNNNNNNNNNNNNNNNNNNNNNNNNNNNNNNNNNNNNNNNNNNNNNNNNNNNNNNNNNNNNNNNNNNNNNNNNNNNNNNNNNNNNNNNNNNNNNNNNNNNNNNNNNNNNNNNNNNNNNNNNNNNNNNNNNNNNNNNNNNNNNNNNNNNNNNNNNNNNNNNNNNNNNNNNNNNNNNNNNNNNNNNNNNNNNNNNNNNNNNNNNNNNNNNNNNNNNNNNNNNNNNNNNNNNNNNNNNNNNNNNNNNNNNNNNNNNNNNNNNNNNNNNNNNNNNNNNNNNNNNNNNNNNNNNNNNNNNNNNNNNNNNNNNNNNNNNNNNNNNNNNNNNNNNNNNNNNNNNNNNNNNNNNNNNNNNNNNNNNNNNNNNNNNNNNNNNNNNNNNNNNNNNNNNNNNNNNNNNNNNNNNNNNNNNNNNNNNNNNNNNNNNNNNNNNNNNNNNNNNNNNNNNNNNNNNNNNNNNNNNNNNNNNNNNNNNNNNNNNNNNNNNNNNNNNNNNNNNNNNNNNNNNNNNNNNNNNNNNNNNNNNNNNNNNNNNNNNNNNNNNNNNNNNNNNNNNNNNNNNNNNNNNNNNNNNNNNNNNNNNNNNNNNNNNNNNNNNNNNNNNNNNNNNNNNNNNNNNNNNNNNNNNNNNNNNNNNNNNNNNNNNNNNNNNNNNNNNNNNNNNNNNNNNNNNNNNNNNNNNNNNNNNNNNNNNNNNNNNNNNNNNNNNNNNNNNNNNNNNNNNNNNNNNNNNNNNNNNNNNNNNNNNNNNNNNNNNNNNNNNNNNNNNNNNNNNNNNNNNNNNNNNNNNNNNNNNNNNNNNNNNNNNNNNNNNNNNNNNNNNNNNNNNNNNNNNNNNNNNNNNNNNNNNNNNNNNNNNNNNNNNNNNNNNNNNNNNNNNNNNNNNNNNNNNNNNNNNNNNNNNNNNNNNNNNNNNNNNNNNNNNNNNNNNNNNNNNNNNNNNNNNNNNNNNNNNNNNNNNNNNNNNNNNNNNNNNNNNNNNNNNNNNNNNNNNNNNNNNNNNNNNNNNNNNNNNNNNNNNNNNNNNNNNNNNNNNNNNNNNNNNNNNNNNNNNNNNNNNNNNNNNNNNNNNNNNNNNNNNNNNNNNNNNNNNNNNNNNNNNNNNNNNNNNNNNNNNNNNNNNNNNNNNNNNNNNNNNNNNNNNNNNNNNNNNNNNNNNNNNNNNNNNNNNNNNNNNNNNNNNNNNNNNNNNNNNNNNNNNNNNNNNNNNNNNNNNNNNNNNNNNNNNNNNNNNNNNNNNNNNNNNNNNNNNNNNNNNNNNNNNNNNNNNNNNNNNNNNNNNNNNNNNNNNNNNNNNNNNNNNNNNNNNNNNNNNNNNNNNNNNNNNNNNNNNNNNNNNNNNNNNNNNNNNNNNNNNNNNNNNNNNNNNNNNNNNNNNNNNNNNNNNNNNNNNNNNNNNNNNNNNNNNNNNNNNNNNNNNNNNNNNNNNNNNNNNNNNNNNNNNNNNNNNNNNNNNNNNNNNNNNNNNNNNNNNNNNNNNNNNNNNNNNNNNNNNNNNNNNNNNNNNNNNNNNNNNNNNNNNNNNNNNNNNNNNNNNNNNNNNNNNNNNNNNNNNNNNNNNNNNNNNNNNNNNNNNNNNNNNNNNNNNNNNNNNNNNNNNNNNNNNNNNNNNNNNNNNNNNNNNNNNNNNNNNNNNNNNNNNNNNNNNNNNNNNNNNNNNNNNNNNNNNNNNNNNNNNNNNNNNNNNNNNNNNNNNNNNNNNNNNNNNNNNNNNNNNNNNNNNNNNNNNNNNNNNNNNNNNNNNNNNNNNNNNNNNNNNNNNNNNNNNNNNNNNNNNNNNNNNNNNNNNNNNNNNNNNNNNNNNNNNNNNNNNNNNNNNNNNNNNNNNNNNNNNNNNNNNNNNNNNNNNNNNNNNNNNNNNNNNNNNNNNNNNNNNNNNNNNNNNNNNNNNNNNNNNNNNNNNNNNNNNNNNNNNNNNNNNNNNNNNNNNNNNNNNNNNNNNNNNNNNNNNNNNNNNNNNNNNNNNNNNNNNNNNNNNNNNNNNNNNNNNNNNNNNNNNNNNNNNNNNNNNNNNNNNNNNNNNNNNNNNNNNNNNNNNNNNNNNNNNNNNNNNNNNNNNNNNNNNNNNNNNNNNNNNNNNNNNNNNNNNNNNNNNNNNNNNNNNNNNNNNNNNNNNNNNNNNNNNNNNNNNNNNNNNNNNNNNNNNNNNNNNNNNNNNNNNNNNNNNNNNNNNNNNNNNNNNNNNNNNNNNNNNNNNNNNNNNNNNNNNNNNNNNNNNNNNNNNNNNNNNNNNNNNNNNNNNNNNNNNNNNNNNNNNNNNNNNNNNNNNNNNNNNNNNNNNNNNNNNNNNNNNNNNNNNNNNNNNNNNNNNNNNNNNNNNNNNNNNNNNNNNNNNNNNNNNNNNNNNNNNNNNNNNNNNNNNNNNNNNNNNNNNNNNNNNNNNNNNNNNNNNNNNNNNNNNNNNNNNNNNNNNNNNNNNNNNNNNNNNNNNNNNNNNNNNNNNNNNNNNNNNNNNNNNNNNNNNNNNNNNNNNNNNNNNNNNNNNNNNNNNNNNNNNNNNNNNNNNNNNNNNNNNNNNNNNNNNNNNNNNNNNNNNNNNNNNNNNNNNNNNNNNNNNNNNNNNNNNNNNNNNNNNNNNNNNNNNNNNNNNNNNNNNNNNNNNNNNNNNNNNNNNNNNNNNNNNNNNNNNNNNNNNNNNNNNNNNNNNNNNNNNNNNNNNNNNNNNNNNNNNNNNNNNNNNNNNNNNNNNNNNNNNNNNNNNNNNNNNNNNNNNNNNNNNNNNNNNNNNNNNNNNNNNNNNNNNNNNNNNNNNNNNNNNNNNNNNNNNNNNNNNNNNNNNNNNNNNNNNNNNNNNNNNNNNNNNNNNNNNNNNNNNNNNNNNNNNNNNNNNNNNNNNNNNNNNNNNNNNNNNNNNNNNNNNNNNNNNNNNNNNNNNNNNNNNNNNNGATGAAGAAACAATAACATTTTGCAATCTCATGGTTCTATGCAGTTTGcgttttgttgtgttgtttacCCGTGTCTGGTGCTTCAATACATGGGCCAAGCTGCGTTTTTGTCAAAGAATTTTTCTGCTCTACCTTCAAGCTTTTATTCTTCCATTCCAGGTAATAATTTGGTGAATCTCCTTTTCACGTCTCTTCCCTGTACCTTACTGCCTCTATGAATTCCATTACAAGTCTCAAAGTACTACAACTCAAAGGAATGTAACTGGCCTTCAGTGTTTGGGATGTCTTAGTGGTGGATTTTGTCCATGATGCATGTCTAGATCCAAAATTTCGGGTTTATTATTCTTTTCTGCAAGTAAAATGAATATTCATTCATGTGCTCCTCTTTGCTCATGTAGTTTGTCATATGTTCATgtcttttgttcttgtttttcagATCCATTTTTCTGGCCGGTTCTCATGATGGCTATGCTGGCTGCAATGGTCGCAAGCCAAGCAGTCATATTTGCCACGTTCTCGATTGTCAAACAATGCTATGCACTGGGATGCTTCCCGCGCGTGAAGATTGTTCACAAACCAAGATGGGTCCTTGGTCAAATTTACATTCCTGAGATCAATTGGGTTGTCATGATCCTCACCCTTGCTGTCACCATTTGTTTCCAAGACACTAGACACCTAGCTTTTGCTTTTGGTAAGGGCTTAACCTTCCATAAAACTCATgatttccatctttatcattaAACTAATCCTTTGTTCTCCAGGGCTCGCCTGCATGACTCTAGCCTTTGTGACAACTTGGTTGATGCCTCTCATCATCAACTTTGTCTGGAACCGTAATATCGTCTTCTCCGTCCTATTCATCCTCTTCTTTGGGACCATAGAACTTGTCTTCGTTGCATCAGCCTTAGTCAAAATCCCTAAAGGAGGCTGGATAACTCTCCTCCTTTCCCTCTTCTTCACATTCATCTCTTATGTATGGCATTATGGCAGTAGAAAGAAGTACCTATGCGACCAGCACAACAAGGTCCCTATGAAGTCAATCCTAAGTCTCGGCCCAAGCCTCGGGATCATCAAAGTCCCCGGGATGGGTCTTATCTACACCGAGCTGGCCAGTGGTGTCCCTGCCACATTTACTCACTTTCTAACAAACTTACCGGCATTCTATCAAGTTGTCGTCTTTGTCTGCTGCAAAACTGTCCCTATCCCGTATGTACCGCAGAAAGAAAGATACCTTATCGGCCGGATTGGACCGAAAACATACAGGATGTACCGATGTATTATCCGAGCTGGCTATAAAGACGTGAACAAAGATGGAGACGACTTTGAAGACGAGCTGGTGATGAGCATTGCCGAGTTTATTCAGCTAGAATCCGAAGGCTACGGCGGCTCAAACACTGACCGTTCCATCGACGGTCGGCTCGCTGTTGTGAAAGCCTCAAACAAGTTTGGGACAAGGCTGTCTCGGTCTATATCTGAGGCCAACATTGCAGGCAGCTCGAGATCACAGACAACAGTAACAAACAGCAAATCTCCGGCTCTGCTTAGACTGAGAGCAGAGTATGAGCAAGAGCTTCCGAGGCTGAGCATGAGAAGGATGTTTCAGTTCAGACCAATGGACACTAAGTTCAGGCAACCTCAGGTGAAAGAGGAGCTGTTTGATTTGGTAAACGCTAAGGACGCAGAAGTTGCTTACATTGTTGGGCATGGTCATGTGAAGGCGAAGCGAAACTCGGTGTTTGTGAAACGGCTGGTGATAAACGTAGCTTACTCGTTCTTGAGGAAGAATTGCCGGAGCCCAGGCGTGATGTTGAATATTCCTCACATTTGTTTGATCAAAGTGGGCATGAACTATTACTTGTGAGTTTTTGTTACTGATATTTCTGTGAGAGTTTTGTGGTTCAGAGTATTATAAATCTGGATatgatgttttcatttttgtaatatttatagtttactgacattcttattttctttcttggttACCTTTGTGTTGCTGAGAACTCATGGATCAGTGAGTGTAATGAAGAAAAGCCAAAATGTATAGGATACATAAAACTCTGAACAGGTTAAATCTTTTCGAGcacaaattcaaaataaaattattcaatttgtcagaagtgggatttgaacccacgccctcTTACGAGGACCAGAACTTGAgtctggcgccttagaccactcGGCCACCCTGACTTGTTCTTAACTTTTCACACCGTGTATATTTAGCGAGATATTAGATGTTAGCCGATATCATTTTCTCACATTTATTACTTTTCTGGCAACGACGTTCACCAAACGTTCTTGGCGGTGGAAAGGCCATCTAAACCACCGAATCGTCCTTACAAAGATCTGGACCCCAGTTTCTATTCCTCTCGAAGGGATGAAAAGGTAGTAAGATACTGTAAACATTGAACTTTTTAAGCTTCTTACAACTTATCAATTCGATACTTATGCGGGGCCACAATGATTCCACTAACGAAtgtaataaaagagaagatcgagaaacaacaacaatagtaaCACATGATTGCAAAACTCAAATATCGTAAAATTCTTAGTTATATAGAGGCAGAGAGAGAAATATCACTACTTTTATCCCTCGACGCTGATCAACAAtgacataaacaacaaaaacaaaacagtcaGGGAAATTCCAAGTTTTCATTCACATAACCGAACGAGCCACCTAAAAAAACTGCCCAAAACACATAAAACTTTCGATACCATTTCACAACACCCTTTTGCTAGCCACGGACAACGTTTGTGTAAAACCTagtctttcttcttgttcttcaacggGCCGAGAGGGATCTTGCTCAACACCTTCTCATCCAACACTGCATACTGCTTCTTGAGTTCAATCACGGCTTTCTCACCTAATGGATCAACTTTGTCTTCATACTTGTCATAGGCAAGAGGAACCGTGAAGAGTAGCACAAGGGCTGTTGCAggacaataaaatttaatcattcAGCACTCAGTGAGATAAGAGAAAGGAAAGCACCAGGTGATATGGAAGATTAAGCATTACCTATGTATGCCAATGTCAAGAAGTTGAAGCAGCCACCTAAGATTGAGAGAATCCATAGCCCGAAAATAGCCTATTCAATTCAACTGTCAAAATCAGGGTAAACATAAAAAGTACCAAGTCCCAAATAGTTTCTACTTAAGCACATTCAAACTTACAATGAGGAATTTCTTTAGCTCCCTTCCAGATGCAATTTCACGAAGAGAAGAGAATCCACGGTTGATCTCGATTCTGAGCCCAGACGCAAGCTGAAGGATAGGCTCTTCAGGGATATGAACTTCAGGAATCTTCGGTGGGGACCTGAGAGAATATCAATTGTTAACAACGCACAAGTGAACGATCTCAAGCTGAGACGCGTAAAAAAAAGGCATCTCAGACAAACTAACAATTTCACTAGATTGGTCAATAATAACTCACTTGTTAATGAACATGGTGGCATTAGACCACAGAAACAGCACAGCAAGAACAACAATCATCACGTGGCAGATAAGAGTAAGGAGGTGGTACTCCATCAACTCAAACAAAACCCAAGCGGCTGTAGCACCACCAAGTACACCACCAGacatcttcttgtttttccACATGAATATATCAGCCGCTGCAAATACAGGATGAAGAATCAGTTTGTGCaaacatgacatatattatACACAGAATCAATCAAACTAAAAACAACATGGTGGAACTTGATACTACACCAAACAATACTATCAAATTTTATAGTTCTCTAAACCAAGATAAAAGTCGTAGCATCAAAAACAATCTACAAAGCAAATGGTTAATCAAGTTTTCTAAAGGAACCATTTTTATGATCAAAACCATTCATTTAGAAAGAAACCCCCAAAATGTGACACTAAACCCTCAAAACCAAATGAACACGAATGGTCAATCCAGAGATCCACGAGTATAATAAAAACCCTAAGCCAATACAAAGCTCGCTGTATGCAGATTCAAAACCACAAATCTCACcatctcccaaaaaaaaaaaaacctaatccCAAAACGAGACATCGAAAAAACGaaagaatcaacaaaacaacacaaatcaaaaacagatcaAGCCAAATCACATAGATACCAACGAAAATAAAAACCAGAtcgggggaaaaaaaaaaaaaacttacgctTTCCACCACCAAGAACCTTATGGACAGGCTTCTCCCTACCGAACAAGCGGTAAACTTTGGACTGCATAGACGAAGGGGAagaaggcttcttcttcttcttcttcttcttatcatcctcatcatcagacgatgaagacgaagaagaagaatcaccaCCGTGATGGATCTTCTCCGATATCTTGTCCATCAACGATTCCCTCTCCACAACCTCAACAGCTGGCTCAGGAGCGATCACAGATTCATCGTGTTTATGTTCTTCCGCCATCGCACAAAGATCTTANNNNNNNNNNNNNNNNNNNNNNNNNNNNNNNNNNNNNNNNNNNNNNNNNNNNNNNNNNNNNNNNNNNNNNNNNNNNNNNNNNNNNNNNNNNNNNNNNNNNNNNNNNNNNNNNNNNNNNNNNNNNNNNNNNNNNNNNNNNNNNNNNNNNNNNNNNNNNNNNNNNNNNNNNNNNNNNNNNNNNNNNNNNNNNNNNNNNNNNNNNNNNNNNNNNNNNNNNNNNNNNNNNNNNNNNNNNNNNNNNNNNNNNNNNNNNNNNNNNNNNNNNNNNNNNNNNNNNNNNNNNNNNNNNNNNNNNNNNNNNNNNNNNNNNNNNNNNNNNNNNNNNNNNNNNNNNNNNNNNNNNNNNNNNNNNNNNNNNNNNNNNNNNNNNNNNNNNNNNNNNNNNNNNNNNNNNNNNNNNNNNNNNNNNNNNNNNNNNNNNNNNNNNNNNNNNNNNNNNNNNNNNNNNNNNNNNNNNNNNNNNNNNNNNNNNNNNNNNNNNNNNNNNNNNNNNNNNNNNNNNNNNNNNNNNNNNNNNNNNNNNNNNNNNNNNNNNNNNNNNNNNNNNNNNNNNNNNNNNNNNNNNNNNNNNNNNNNNNNNNNNNNNNNNNNNNNNNNNNNNNNNNNNNNNNNNNNNNNNNNNNNNNNNNNNNNNNNNNNNNNNNNNNNNNNNNNNNNNNNNNNNNNNNNNNNNNNNNNNNNNNNNNNNNNNNNNNNNNNNNNNNNNNNNNNNNNNNNNNNNNNNNNNNNNNNNNNNNNNNNNNNNNNNNNNNNNNNNNNNNNNNNNNNNNNNNNNNNNNNNNNNNNNNNNNNNNNNNNNNNNNNNNNNNNNNNNNNNNNNNNNNNNNNNNNNNNNNNNNNNNNNNNNNNNNNNNNNNNNNNNNNNNNNNNNNNNNNNNNNNNNNNNNNNNNNNNNNNNNNNNNNNNNNNNNNNNNNNNNNNNNNNNNNNNNNNNNNNNNNNNNNNNNNNNNNNNNNNNNNNNNNNNNNNNNNNNNNNNNNNNNNNNNNNNNNNNNNNNNNNNNNNNNNNNNNNNNNNNNNNNNNNNNNNNNNNNNNNNNNNNNNNNNNNNNNNNNNNNNNNNNNNNNNNNNNNNNNNNNNNNNNNNNNNNNNNNNNNNNNNNNNNNNNNNNNNNNNNNNNNNNNNNNNNNNNNNNNNNNNNNNNNNNNNNNNNNNNNNNNNNNNNNNNNNNNNNNNNNNNNNNNNNNNNNNNNNNNNNNNNNNNNNNNNNNNNNNNNNNNNNNNNNNNNNNNNNNNNNNNNNNNNNNNNNNNNNNNNNNNNNNNNNNNNNNNNNNNNNNNNNNNNNNNNNNNNNNNNNNNNNNNNNNNNNNNNNNNNNNNNNNNNNNNNNNNNNNNNNNNNNNNNNNNNNNNNNNNNNNNNNNNNNNNNNNNNNNNNNNNNNNNNNNNNNNNNNNNNNNNNNNNNNNNNNNNNNNNNNNNNNNNNNNNNNNNNNNNNNNNNNNNNNNNNNNNNNNNNNNNNNNNNNNNNNNNNNNNNNNNNNNNNNNNNNNNNNNNNNNNNNNNNNNNNNNNNNNNNNNNNNNNNNNNNNNNNNNNNNNNNNNNNNNNNNNNNNNNNNNNNNNNNNNNNNNNNNNNNNNNNNNNNNNNNNNNNNNNNNNNNNNNNNNNNNNNNNNNNNNNNNNNNNNNNNNNNNNNNNNN
It encodes the following:
- the LOC104722649 gene encoding reticulon-like protein B1 isoform X1; its protein translation is MAEEHKHDESVIAPEPAVEVVERESLMDKISEKIHHGGDSSSSSSSSDDEDDKKKKKKKKPSSPSSMQSKVYRLFGREKPVHKVLGGGKPADIFMWKNKKMSGGVLGGATAAWVLFELMEYHLLTLICHVMIVVLAVLFLWSNATMFINKSPPKIPEVHIPEEPILQLASGLRIEINRGFSSLREIASGRELKKFLIAIFGLWILSILGGCFNFLTLAYIALVLLFTVPLAYDKYEDKVDPLGEKAVIELKKQYAVLDEKVLSKIPLGPLKNKKKD
- the LOC104722649 gene encoding reticulon-like protein B1 isoform X2; amino-acid sequence: MAEEHKHDESVIAPEPAVEVVERESLMDKISEKIHHGGDSSSSSSSSDDEDDKKKKKKKKPSSPSSMQSKVYRLFGREKPVHKVLGGGKPADIFMWKNKKMSGGVLGGATAAWVLFELMEYHLLTLICHVMIVVLAVLFLWSNATMFINKSPPKIPEVHIPEEPILQLASGLRIEINRGFSSLREIASGRELKKFLILN
- the LOC104722648 gene encoding potassium transporter 3 is translated as MQFAFCCVVYPCLVLQYMGQAAFLSKNFSALPSSFYSSIPDPFFWPVLMMAMLAAMVASQAVIFATFSIVKQCYALGCFPRVKIVHKPRWVLGQIYIPEINWVVMILTLAVTICFQDTRHLAFAFGLACMTLAFVTTWLMPLIINFVWNRNIVFSVLFILFFGTIELVFVASALVKIPKGGWITLLLSLFFTFISYVWHYGSRKKYLCDQHNKVPMKSILSLGPSLGIIKVPGMGLIYTELASGVPATFTHFLTNLPAFYQVVVFVCCKTVPIPYVPQKERYLIGRIGPKTYRMYRCIIRAGYKDVNKDGDDFEDELVMSIAEFIQLESEGYGGSNTDRSIDGRLAVVKASNKFGTRLSRSISEANIAGSSRSQTTVTNSKSPALLRLRAEYEQELPRLSMRRMFQFRPMDTKFRQPQVKEELFDLVNAKDAEVAYIVGHGHVKAKRNSVFVKRLVINVAYSFLRKNCRSPGVMLNIPHICLIKVGMNYYL